The nucleotide window GGACACTCCCTCGAGCGCTGATCGTCCGTGACCGACGTCGACGAGACCGACCGAGCGGGCGGCAACCCCTGTCCACTCTGTGAGACGCCGATGTACAAGCGCCACTGCAAGTACGTCTGCCCGCAACACGGCGTCGTCATCGACTGTAGCGATCCGTTTCGGTAGTCAATTTTAAAGTAACAACTGAAACGATTTACACACGCATCGCACAGCCGTCGTGCGATGCGGTGTGCATTGACTTTCAGTGGCTACTATAGCCGCCCGTCGATCGGGTTCGCGCCGCCGTCGGTCGGCCGAGTCTGATGGAACACGACCGACGAGTTCTCAA belongs to Natronorubrum aibiense and includes:
- a CDS encoding HVO_2523 family zinc finger protein, with the translated sequence MTDVDETDRAGGNPCPLCETPMYKRHCKYVCPQHGVVIDCSDPFR